From Psychrobacillus sp. FSL K6-2836, a single genomic window includes:
- a CDS encoding SGNH/GDSL hydrolase family protein — protein sequence MTEEIRWYDPKEKPFRISGFAWFDKEKRYLRLPAQSDYDIPARVDELATNTSGGQISFRTNASKFELKVKLTDAASLGHMAASGQCGFDVYVGEPGQQMYYATVFPSLLEQSYEKTIWNFYSSSQQSTEELREVTLNFPLYQGIEEVLIGTNPDAIIEQPTPYFSDKRVIFYGTSITQGACASRPGMSYTNILSRRFNLEFINLGFSGSGKGEHGVALTIREIERPACFVLDYEANVSYKEYQDKLIPFIETYREYHPHVPIIIISRIPFVQDKAIGEYEDYQNRREYSKLTVEKLKQQGDKNISFIDGSTLLGELWHECTVDGIHPNDLGFMEMANRMESAFVFLRHNEL from the coding sequence GTGACAGAAGAGATACGATGGTACGACCCAAAGGAAAAGCCATTTCGTATAAGTGGCTTTGCATGGTTTGACAAGGAGAAACGGTACCTGCGACTTCCGGCTCAATCTGATTATGACATACCCGCACGCGTGGATGAATTAGCGACTAATACTTCCGGTGGACAAATTAGTTTTCGGACAAATGCTTCCAAGTTCGAATTAAAAGTAAAGTTAACTGATGCTGCAAGTTTGGGGCATATGGCTGCTTCAGGTCAATGTGGATTTGATGTATACGTGGGGGAACCTGGACAGCAAATGTATTATGCAACTGTCTTTCCATCTCTTCTTGAACAATCGTATGAGAAAACGATTTGGAATTTTTACAGTAGTAGTCAACAAAGTACGGAAGAACTGAGAGAAGTGACGTTGAATTTTCCTCTGTATCAGGGGATAGAGGAGGTACTGATAGGAACAAATCCAGATGCAATCATTGAACAGCCTACTCCGTATTTTTCAGATAAACGAGTGATTTTCTATGGTACTTCCATTACGCAAGGTGCCTGTGCAAGTAGACCTGGTATGTCGTACACAAATATCCTCAGCCGAAGATTTAATTTAGAATTTATTAATTTAGGATTCTCCGGTAGTGGGAAAGGTGAACATGGAGTGGCATTAACCATCAGAGAAATCGAACGACCAGCCTGCTTTGTGCTTGATTATGAGGCAAATGTTTCATACAAGGAATATCAAGATAAACTAATTCCCTTTATCGAAACTTATCGGGAATATCATCCGCATGTCCCTATTATCATCATATCAAGAATTCCGTTTGTACAAGATAAAGCAATAGGCGAGTACGAGGATTATCAAAATCGTAGAGAATACTCGAAATTAACTGTGGAAAAATTGAAGCAACAAGGCGATAAGAATATTTCATTTATAGATGGTTCTACTTTGTTAGGAGAATTATGGCATGAATGCACAGTCGATGGTATCCATCCGAATGACTTAGGATTTATGGAAATGGCGAATCGTATGGAGAGTGCATTTGTGTTTTTAAGGCACAACGAGCTCTAA
- a CDS encoding beta-N-acetylhexosaminidase, whose protein sequence is MKIHFTGDLTEIIEGISILSDDLGIQSAEGGYPIEVINCQGPLVVQNKDGKGQIVFENKIHFFRGLGLWLQHIEKSKEFHLTEEPQFETSGAMIDVSRNAVLTVDGIKILLRKMAVMGLNMVMVYTEEMYKVPEIPYFGYMRGRYTEDEIRECDDYAFRLGIEMIPCIQTLAHLKEALKWGYANDIKDTEDILLVGEPKTYELLKRLIEAASRPYRTKRIHIGMDEALQLGRGKYIEKNGYQNRFEIMNQHLQEVVSITEEYGLQPMIWSDMYFRLASQNGNYYDFDSSVLDQVKQSIPNVKMVYWDYYHSDERFYEGMLNTHKQIVSDPLFAGGLWTWNGISPNYARAFRNSEAALNACRKTGVKEVFATMWGDNGAETPIQTALPGLQLFAEHTYHQEVSREHLEERFTYCTGYKLDDFLLLNQFDEIPGVMEDNLYSSNPSKFLLWQDVLVGLFDENIKGLPIAEHYSGLVEQLRAAKVRNQGVDSLFSFYEQLARVLSVKAELGIDLKSAYDKRNKVGVKVCLEKLEILKVEVDSLRKAHRDVWFSVNKAFGWEVLDIRYGGLLTRIETAEYRLHAWIDGNVSKLEELEEERLRYDGPEQFPDNVTLGRGETYNRIVTAGSI, encoded by the coding sequence ATGAAAATACATTTTACAGGTGATCTAACAGAGATCATAGAAGGGATTTCGATCCTTAGTGATGATTTGGGAATACAAAGTGCTGAGGGCGGATATCCGATTGAAGTGATAAATTGTCAAGGACCTTTAGTTGTACAAAATAAAGATGGTAAAGGGCAGATCGTCTTTGAAAACAAGATTCATTTTTTTAGAGGGTTAGGACTATGGCTTCAACACATTGAAAAAAGCAAAGAATTCCATCTAACTGAAGAACCTCAATTTGAAACAAGTGGTGCGATGATTGATGTTTCGAGAAACGCAGTATTAACGGTCGATGGAATAAAAATTCTATTGCGTAAAATGGCCGTAATGGGTTTAAACATGGTAATGGTTTATACGGAGGAAATGTATAAGGTTCCAGAGATACCTTATTTTGGATATATGCGTGGAAGATACACCGAGGATGAAATTCGAGAATGTGACGACTATGCCTTCCGATTAGGTATTGAAATGATTCCATGTATTCAAACATTGGCTCATTTAAAGGAAGCCTTAAAGTGGGGTTATGCGAATGATATAAAGGATACGGAAGATATTTTACTCGTCGGCGAACCGAAAACCTATGAATTGTTAAAGAGATTGATAGAGGCAGCGTCGAGGCCGTATCGTACGAAAAGGATTCATATTGGAATGGATGAAGCTTTGCAGTTAGGCCGTGGAAAGTACATTGAAAAAAACGGGTATCAGAATCGATTTGAAATAATGAATCAGCATCTTCAGGAAGTAGTATCAATCACAGAGGAATACGGGTTGCAGCCGATGATTTGGAGTGACATGTATTTCAGATTGGCTTCTCAGAATGGAAATTATTATGATTTTGATTCATCGGTGTTGGACCAAGTTAAACAATCCATACCAAACGTAAAAATGGTGTATTGGGATTACTATCATTCCGATGAAAGATTTTATGAGGGAATGCTGAATACTCATAAACAGATCGTATCAGATCCACTTTTTGCTGGAGGGCTGTGGACCTGGAATGGAATCTCTCCAAATTACGCGAGGGCATTTAGGAACTCAGAGGCGGCTTTAAATGCCTGCAGAAAAACAGGAGTTAAAGAGGTCTTTGCAACAATGTGGGGGGATAACGGAGCTGAAACACCAATCCAAACTGCTCTTCCTGGATTACAATTATTTGCTGAACATACGTATCATCAAGAAGTGAGTAGAGAGCATTTGGAAGAACGGTTTACCTACTGTACAGGCTACAAGCTAGATGATTTTCTTTTATTGAATCAATTTGATGAAATTCCTGGAGTCATGGAGGATAACTTATATTCCTCAAACCCGTCTAAATTTTTACTTTGGCAGGATGTATTAGTGGGACTGTTTGATGAAAATATAAAAGGACTTCCGATCGCTGAACATTACAGTGGCTTAGTGGAGCAGTTAAGGGCGGCTAAAGTACGTAATCAGGGCGTGGATTCGTTGTTTAGTTTTTATGAGCAGCTAGCAAGGGTATTAAGCGTGAAGGCGGAGCTTGGTATTGATTTGAAGTCAGCCTATGATAAGCGGAATAAAGTAGGAGTTAAGGTTTGTCTTGAAAAGCTTGAAATTCTTAAAGTAGAGGTTGATTCTTTACGAAAGGCACATAGAGATGTCTGGTTTTCGGTTAATAAAGCGTTCGGATGGGAAGTTTTAGATATTCGATATGGTGGCTTATTGACAAGAATAGAAACGGCAGAGTACCGACTACATGCTTGGATAGATGGCAACGTATCGAAACTAGAGGAACTAGAAGAAGAGCGCCTTCGTTATGATGGCCCCGAACAATTTCCTGATAACGTAACATTGGGTAGAGGCGAAACATACAATCGGATAGTAACAGCGGGGAGCATCTAA
- a CDS encoding alpha/beta hydrolase, protein MNKCNRTFYSSHLKKTLDYMVVTTSENIEDAYLLYIQDGKDYLELGGLEKAIQDVVHLYPELANHLVFVLIHPGDSIERWESFSRKGASFHDYLRFINDEFIPEIESNLGVAKISKRGLLGDSLAGNISLNIALEKPEIWTHVLLQSPAISDGDIKQLEALDLSTWNVYQTVGIYEDEFVSAISKEKLYILTRNRQLYKSFLLKNVNVNYVESEDDHLWKVWERDLPAALQFFVNK, encoded by the coding sequence TTGAATAAATGTAATCGTACATTTTATAGTTCTCATTTAAAGAAAACGCTAGATTACATGGTTGTAACGACTAGCGAGAATATTGAGGATGCTTATCTCTTATATATCCAAGATGGCAAGGACTATTTAGAGCTGGGAGGGCTAGAGAAAGCCATTCAGGATGTAGTGCATCTATATCCTGAACTGGCTAACCATCTTGTATTCGTTCTGATCCACCCTGGCGATTCGATTGAAAGATGGGAATCGTTTAGTAGGAAAGGAGCTTCCTTTCACGATTACTTGCGTTTTATAAATGATGAATTTATTCCTGAAATTGAAAGTAATCTAGGAGTTGCAAAAATTAGTAAAAGAGGTCTTCTGGGGGATTCTTTAGCAGGTAATATTAGCTTAAATATCGCATTAGAAAAGCCGGAAATATGGACGCATGTATTGCTTCAGTCTCCGGCTATTTCTGATGGAGATATTAAACAGTTGGAGGCTTTGGATCTATCTACATGGAATGTCTATCAAACCGTGGGAATCTATGAGGATGAGTTTGTATCCGCGATATCTAAGGAAAAATTATATATTTTGACAAGGAATCGTCAATTGTATAAAAGCTTTCTTTTAAAAAATGTAAATGTGAATTATGTAGAATCTGAGGACGATCATCTATGGAAGGTTTGGGAAAGGGATTTACCAGCCGCATTGCAATTTTTTGTGAATAAGTAG
- a CDS encoding ROK family protein has translation MKIFAADIGGTSIKMCVTDENGNIVFFNEVETESKKGGLSLIQKLEDIISEYPGIDAISISTAGQVNSEEGYIIYANDNLPNYTGTRIKDLLESKFKVPVKVENDVNAGALGEKFYGAGKKYRDFLFLTFGTGIGGAIMIDSKLHRGVTGSAGEFGHMNHYPNGIHCGCGKRGCYEQYGSTTALLREVKKVNLNCSNGRQLFEMIQAGDKRLFEVFDTWTNEVALGIASLIHIFNPPCVILGGGIMEQDISIKLVSEKVQQHIMDSYSDVKILRSQFGNKAGLYGAISLHKFS, from the coding sequence ATGAAGATATTTGCTGCGGATATTGGTGGGACATCGATAAAAATGTGCGTAACCGATGAGAATGGAAATATAGTGTTCTTTAACGAAGTTGAAACAGAAAGTAAAAAGGGTGGGCTTTCTCTCATTCAAAAATTGGAGGATATAATCTCCGAGTATCCTGGTATAGATGCAATCAGTATTAGTACTGCTGGACAGGTAAACAGTGAGGAAGGTTATATTATCTATGCAAATGACAATCTACCAAACTACACTGGTACAAGAATAAAGGATCTCTTAGAATCAAAATTTAAAGTGCCTGTTAAGGTAGAAAACGATGTGAATGCAGGGGCTCTTGGTGAAAAATTTTATGGAGCTGGTAAGAAGTATCGAGATTTTCTCTTTTTAACTTTCGGAACAGGCATCGGCGGCGCTATTATGATCGACTCAAAGCTGCACCGAGGTGTTACTGGGAGTGCGGGAGAATTTGGTCATATGAACCACTACCCTAACGGTATCCATTGTGGTTGTGGAAAACGAGGATGCTATGAGCAATATGGTTCCACAACAGCCTTGCTTAGAGAAGTAAAAAAAGTAAATCTAAACTGCTCAAATGGTAGACAGCTGTTTGAAATGATACAGGCTGGCGACAAGAGGTTGTTTGAGGTATTTGATACTTGGACAAATGAAGTGGCACTTGGTATTGCCAGTTTAATTCATATCTTCAACCCTCCTTGTGTCATTTTAGGTGGGGGAATTATGGAACAAGATATATCTATCAAACTCGTTTCTGAAAAAGTTCAACAACATATAATGGATAGCTATTCAGATGTGAAAATTTTGAGATCACAATTTGGTAATAAAGCTGGACTGTATGGAGCAATTTCTTTGCATAAATTTAGCTAA
- a CDS encoding N-acetylmannosamine-6-phosphate 2-epimerase, translated as MDNKQAFFDKIYKKLVVSCQALPHEPLHSSYIMSKMAVAATQAGASGIRANSVEDIHEIKKVTDLPIIGIIKQDYDNSDVFITPTMREIDLLVKEGVDMIALDATIRVRPDSYTITEVFPEIRRKYPHQLFMADCSTLEEGIQAEKLGFDAAGTTLCGYTDYTKGVKLPNIDLIKQFVNHLTLPVIAEGGISSPEELKEVFATGVHSAVVGSAITRPQEITKRFLQVIED; from the coding sequence ATGGATAACAAACAAGCGTTTTTTGACAAAATTTATAAAAAGTTAGTCGTGTCTTGTCAAGCATTGCCACATGAGCCTCTTCATAGCTCCTATATTATGAGCAAAATGGCGGTGGCTGCAACCCAGGCAGGTGCAAGTGGCATAAGGGCTAATAGTGTAGAAGATATTCATGAAATTAAAAAAGTAACTGACTTACCAATTATCGGGATTATTAAACAGGACTATGACAATTCTGATGTTTTTATTACTCCAACAATGAGGGAGATTGATCTTCTTGTAAAAGAAGGGGTAGATATGATTGCATTGGATGCTACCATTCGAGTACGACCAGATAGTTATACAATTACAGAGGTTTTTCCAGAAATCAGAAGGAAATATCCACATCAACTATTTATGGCGGACTGTTCGACACTAGAAGAAGGCATTCAAGCAGAAAAATTGGGATTTGATGCTGCAGGAACAACATTATGCGGCTATACAGATTATACAAAGGGCGTAAAATTACCTAACATAGATTTGATTAAGCAATTTGTTAATCATTTAACGTTACCGGTAATTGCCGAGGGCGGAATCTCGTCACCAGAGGAATTAAAGGAAGTCTTTGCAACTGGGGTTCACTCAGCTGTAGTAGGGTCTGCCATTACACGTCCGCAAGAAATTACTAAACGATTTTTACAAGTCATAGAGGACTAA
- a CDS encoding alpha amylase family protein, translating into MNQSNILWVDFLANGTRLLEPEKMKELIQHALTSKITHLVIDAKIPYGFTTFPSEFAYHVSEMKDEQYHAWKGRDFLQEMIHHAKGSGLKIIANIDIFAEGNGIEKEGMVYDKPEWQVVHYNQALSNMPTAAENHNDPTVFVNPIHPEVETYELNIIQEIVRTYDIDGVVLDRCRYPNIYGDFSDLSRAKFEAYIGQELKNWPEDIMTVEEKKPVFGPLFPKWAEFRAKNIKNFVQKAKSVVKTKNSDLIFTIYVGSWYPLYYNEGVNWGSETYHPSLEWASDTYHTSGYAEEFDFIMTGCYYKEVTIEEAESNRRPASWYSVEGAIDMSKEAINGKIPVIASLYLKDYVNNVEQFKKAVQLCKEQSNGVMLFDTVYLEEYKWWGELDL; encoded by the coding sequence GTGAACCAATCAAACATATTATGGGTGGATTTTTTAGCAAACGGTACTCGATTGTTAGAGCCGGAAAAAATGAAAGAGCTAATTCAACATGCCCTTACAAGTAAGATTACACATCTTGTAATTGATGCAAAAATCCCATATGGATTTACAACATTTCCAAGTGAATTTGCCTATCATGTTAGTGAAATGAAGGACGAACAGTATCATGCTTGGAAAGGTCGAGATTTTCTTCAAGAAATGATCCATCATGCAAAAGGCTCTGGTCTGAAGATTATCGCAAATATCGATATATTCGCTGAAGGAAATGGAATAGAAAAAGAAGGAATGGTCTATGACAAGCCCGAGTGGCAAGTTGTTCATTATAACCAGGCCCTTTCTAATATGCCGACAGCTGCGGAAAATCACAATGATCCAACTGTTTTTGTTAACCCGATTCACCCAGAGGTTGAAACATATGAACTAAATATTATTCAAGAAATTGTACGTACCTATGATATAGATGGTGTTGTCTTAGATAGATGTCGATATCCAAACATCTATGGAGATTTTAGCGATTTAAGTAGAGCGAAATTTGAAGCTTATATCGGCCAAGAACTGAAAAACTGGCCAGAGGATATTATGACTGTTGAGGAAAAGAAACCTGTATTTGGTCCACTTTTTCCAAAATGGGCAGAGTTCCGTGCTAAAAACATTAAAAACTTTGTTCAAAAAGCAAAAAGTGTGGTTAAAACAAAGAATTCAGATTTAATTTTTACGATATATGTGGGTTCATGGTATCCGCTATATTATAACGAAGGGGTCAACTGGGGGAGTGAAACCTATCACCCTTCTTTAGAATGGGCTTCTGACACGTATCATACATCTGGCTATGCAGAGGAATTTGATTTTATCATGACAGGCTGCTACTACAAAGAGGTTACGATTGAAGAAGCAGAAAGTAACAGAAGACCTGCTAGTTGGTATAGTGTCGAAGGTGCGATTGATATGAGCAAGGAAGCTATTAATGGAAAAATTCCGGTGATTGCTAGTTTATATTTGAAGGATTATGTCAACAATGTTGAACAATTTAAGAAGGCGGTTCAGTTATGTAAAGAACAGTCAAATGGAGTAATGCTTTTCGATACGGTGTATTTAGAGGAATACAAATGGTGGGGCGAACTAGACCTTTAA
- a CDS encoding FAD-dependent oxidoreductase has protein sequence MGRQESTDVVVIGGGLGGCMAALAVAKMGLKVIMTEETDWLGGQLTSQAVPPDEHKWIEKYGSTDTYREFRNRVRQYYRDNYPLTKEARENEILNPGNGWVSRLAHEPKVALKVIEDMLAPYLNSGKIKVLYNYKPLDAKTEDDVVKSVTVTHTQEPQTIELIGQYFLDATECGDVLPIAGVEYVSGAESRKQTGEPHALEEANLIDMQSFTYVFAVDYVEGGNFTIDKPEQYDYWREYMPSFSHLPLFSWYATDADDTSKLKQFTLFPNNEDIPSLFTYRRILDTENIDGDLYEGDISLINWAQNDYFLGPIYGVPEEEVEKNLFNAKQQSLSLLYWLQTEAPRLDGGKGYPGLRLRKDVLDTEDGLAKYPYIRESRRIKAVYTITEKDVSKEIRGDQGICEYFDSVGVGSYHLDLHHTTVSKRSFYIPNYPYEIPLGALLPIRVKNLLPACKNIGTTQITNGCYRLHPTEWNIGESAGYLVAYSLLNNVIPHQVRQVEEQLRGYQKLLVNNGVQLHWPEDIDL, from the coding sequence ATGGGGAGGCAAGAATCTACAGATGTTGTGGTGATAGGCGGAGGGTTAGGTGGTTGTATGGCCGCATTAGCTGTTGCCAAAATGGGTTTAAAGGTCATTATGACGGAAGAAACAGATTGGTTGGGTGGACAGCTTACAAGTCAGGCGGTACCTCCAGATGAACATAAATGGATTGAAAAATACGGTAGTACCGACACGTATCGAGAATTTAGAAATAGAGTACGTCAATATTATCGAGATAACTATCCACTTACGAAGGAAGCAAGAGAAAATGAAATACTAAACCCCGGAAATGGCTGGGTAAGTCGGTTAGCACATGAACCAAAGGTTGCCTTAAAGGTAATTGAAGATATGCTTGCCCCATACCTAAACAGCGGGAAAATAAAAGTTCTATACAACTATAAGCCCTTAGATGCGAAGACAGAAGATGATGTCGTAAAATCTGTCACGGTGACTCATACCCAAGAACCTCAAACAATTGAATTGATCGGTCAATACTTTTTAGATGCCACTGAATGTGGGGATGTTTTACCAATTGCCGGGGTTGAATATGTGTCAGGTGCCGAGTCCAGAAAACAAACTGGGGAACCACATGCACTAGAGGAAGCAAATCTAATCGATATGCAATCTTTTACGTATGTGTTTGCAGTTGATTATGTTGAAGGTGGCAATTTTACAATTGATAAACCCGAGCAGTATGATTATTGGCGCGAGTATATGCCAAGCTTCTCACATCTGCCTCTTTTTAGCTGGTATGCAACAGATGCCGATGATACATCAAAGTTAAAACAATTTACGTTATTCCCAAATAATGAAGATATTCCTTCCTTATTTACGTATCGAAGAATATTAGATACAGAGAATATAGACGGGGATTTATATGAAGGTGATATTTCTCTCATAAATTGGGCGCAGAATGACTATTTTCTTGGTCCAATCTATGGAGTACCAGAAGAGGAAGTCGAAAAGAACTTATTCAATGCGAAACAACAAAGCTTATCTCTCTTGTACTGGCTACAAACAGAAGCACCAAGACTTGACGGCGGAAAAGGCTACCCTGGCTTAAGGCTCCGTAAGGATGTATTGGATACGGAGGATGGTCTCGCCAAATATCCATATATCCGTGAATCAAGGAGAATTAAGGCTGTATACACCATCACAGAAAAAGATGTCAGTAAAGAAATAAGAGGAGACCAAGGGATATGTGAGTATTTTGATAGTGTAGGTGTTGGAAGCTATCATTTGGATTTACATCATACAACGGTTTCAAAACGAAGTTTCTATATCCCAAATTATCCTTATGAAATTCCACTAGGTGCATTATTACCAATCCGTGTAAAGAATCTACTCCCTGCATGTAAAAATATCGGGACTACTCAAATCACAAATGGATGTTATAGACTTCACCCAACGGAATGGAATATTGGAGAATCAGCAGGTTACTTAGTGGCGTATTCGTTATTAAACAATGTTATCCCTCATCAGGTAAGACAAGTGGAGGAACAACTAAGGGGTTATCAAAAACTTCTAGTGAATAATGGCGTTCAGCTTCATTGGCCAGAAGATATTGACCTATAA
- a CDS encoding DUF4127 family protein → MYKIAYIPLDERPCNYSFPNLLWDKGTGSSSQGEVNLVRPDLSLMGNKKVQGNTEKIWEWLYEESVDSDGLILSLDTLLYGGIIPSRLHHLALDDCRSALARLSRIKEINPDVKIYAFNLIMRCPKYSSSDEEPDYYADWGSEIFQYGKLHHLISSNLASEEDHKQYENLKQQLPQEIVDDYLSRRKINVEVNKIVLEYVNNGLIDFLIIPQDDSAPYGWTAIDQQEVRGTIASHNLELDVYMYPGADEVGCTLLARMINSFKGKRPLVYPIFSSTQGPSVTPLYEDRPLMETLKYQILAAGGLITSNRAEADFALFVNSPVEPMMEAAYQDNLSTRYQVNRNLIDFVEQLDFTMNERSIPCVVGDVAFANGSDLALLKLMKRKNLLFKLAGYAGWNTSSNTLGTCIAQGMIHNIYGSTQTHTNFLALRYVEDAGYCSSVRKNITNTILLELGYDYFLVDGKNGKVSEIVQEQLNVFIKENLIDEDNEILIKECYMPWSRMFEVGLEVEHIPRGKQNGAGSLSL, encoded by the coding sequence ATGTACAAAATTGCTTATATCCCATTAGACGAACGCCCATGCAACTACTCCTTCCCAAACCTTCTTTGGGACAAAGGGACAGGTTCCTCGTCTCAAGGAGAAGTGAATCTCGTAAGACCAGATTTGAGCCTGATGGGGAATAAAAAAGTTCAAGGAAACACTGAAAAGATATGGGAATGGCTGTATGAGGAATCAGTTGATTCAGACGGTCTAATTCTGTCTTTAGATACATTGCTATATGGAGGAATCATTCCTTCCCGATTGCACCATCTAGCATTGGATGATTGCAGGAGTGCACTAGCAAGGCTTTCCCGGATTAAGGAAATAAATCCAGACGTAAAAATATACGCATTCAACTTAATCATGAGATGTCCCAAGTATTCAAGTAGTGACGAAGAACCGGATTATTATGCAGATTGGGGAAGTGAGATTTTTCAATACGGGAAATTGCATCATCTGATTTCATCCAATCTAGCATCTGAAGAAGATCATAAGCAGTACGAAAACCTAAAGCAACAACTGCCACAAGAAATAGTAGATGATTATTTATCTCGCCGGAAAATCAATGTGGAGGTCAATAAGATCGTCCTAGAGTATGTGAATAATGGCTTGATTGATTTCTTGATTATTCCTCAGGATGATTCTGCACCTTACGGATGGACCGCGATTGATCAACAGGAGGTTAGAGGAACAATTGCCTCCCATAATCTTGAGCTAGATGTGTATATGTATCCCGGGGCAGATGAAGTCGGCTGTACGTTGTTGGCGAGAATGATCAACAGCTTTAAAGGTAAGAGACCGTTGGTATATCCAATTTTCTCAAGTACACAAGGTCCGTCTGTCACACCGTTATATGAGGATCGTCCTTTAATGGAAACGCTTAAATATCAAATTTTAGCCGCAGGGGGACTTATCACCTCAAATCGTGCAGAAGCTGACTTTGCATTATTCGTGAATTCCCCGGTAGAGCCGATGATGGAAGCAGCCTACCAAGACAATCTTAGTACAAGATATCAAGTGAATCGAAATCTAATTGATTTTGTGGAACAGCTTGATTTTACAATGAATGAAAGAAGCATCCCATGTGTAGTAGGCGATGTTGCGTTTGCGAATGGTTCAGATTTGGCGTTGCTGAAACTAATGAAAAGAAAAAATCTTCTTTTTAAATTAGCTGGTTACGCTGGCTGGAATACGAGCTCAAATACATTAGGAACATGTATTGCACAAGGAATGATTCACAATATATATGGTAGTACGCAAACCCATACTAATTTTCTAGCATTGCGTTATGTAGAAGATGCAGGATATTGCAGTTCTGTCAGAAAAAATATCACGAATACCATTTTGCTTGAATTAGGTTATGACTATTTCCTAGTTGACGGAAAGAATGGAAAGGTTTCTGAAATAGTTCAGGAGCAATTGAATGTGTTTATTAAGGAAAATCTCATCGATGAAGATAACGAGATACTGATCAAAGAATGTTACATGCCTTGGAGTCGTATGTTTGAAGTTGGTTTGGAAGTTGAGCATATACCTAGAGGTAAACAAAATGGGGCAGGTTCCTTGTCCCTGTAA
- a CDS encoding carbohydrate ABC transporter permease — translation MKNTNQLKRIISKFFVYVLLIIFAIFMMGPFLWLLSVSLMPGKNIFAFPPAILPTFIDFKNYLEVWEYMDFLKYIWNTVIITFLGVTLSLLFSALTAYPLAIFKFKGRNFIFLLLVSTMIIPAAAGLVVNYLTINSMGLINTFTGVVLPTLVSVFNVFLFRQAFMGIPTDIRDSGKMDGASEFRIWGQLMMPMIKPAVAVVGLFEFMANWNSFLWPIIVLNTEKYPLASALSFLNGQFSYNFGWIAAGTVISVLPIIFVFLFTQKYYMEGISGAVKG, via the coding sequence ATGAAAAATACAAATCAACTAAAAAGAATTATCAGTAAATTCTTTGTTTATGTGTTGTTAATCATATTTGCTATCTTCATGATGGGGCCATTCCTTTGGTTGCTTAGTGTATCTCTCATGCCTGGAAAAAACATTTTTGCATTTCCACCTGCAATACTTCCAACCTTCATTGATTTTAAAAACTATTTGGAAGTATGGGAGTATATGGATTTCCTTAAATATATTTGGAATACGGTTATTATCACATTCTTAGGAGTAACCCTTAGTCTTTTATTCAGTGCTTTAACAGCATATCCGTTAGCTATTTTCAAGTTTAAAGGTAGAAACTTTATTTTCCTGTTGCTCGTCTCAACGATGATTATTCCAGCAGCGGCAGGACTTGTCGTTAACTATTTAACAATTAATTCGATGGGATTAATTAATACTTTTACTGGGGTTGTCCTTCCAACACTTGTTTCTGTATTTAATGTCTTCCTATTCAGACAAGCATTCATGGGAATCCCAACCGATATAAGGGACTCTGGAAAAATGGATGGTGCATCCGAATTTCGAATTTGGGGTCAATTAATGATGCCGATGATTAAACCTGCCGTTGCAGTTGTTGGACTATTTGAATTTATGGCGAACTGGAATAGCTTCCTATGGCCAATTATTGTATTAAATACTGAAAAATACCCATTAGCTTCTGCATTAAGTTTCTTAAATGGACAGTTTTCATACAACTTTGGGTGGATTGCTGCTGGTACGGTAATCTCTGTATTGCCAATCATCTTCGTATTCTTATTTACGCAAAAATACTATATGGAAGGAATTTCAGGAGCAGTTAAAGGATAA